From Primulina tabacum isolate GXHZ01 chromosome 2, ASM2559414v2, whole genome shotgun sequence, one genomic window encodes:
- the LOC142537667 gene encoding mitogen-activated protein kinase kinase kinase 18-like, whose protein sequence is MDWTRGPPLGEGSSAAVYLATSASGDLFAVKSTDVPSSILLQKEHCLISQLSSPYIVKCFGSGTTFENRKPVYNLFLEYVSGGTISEQIAKQGRLLDEGLIQFYAHQILLGLSYLHLNGIVHCDIKGQNILIGEDGGLKIADFGCAKWVESSNFSKEMFAGTPAYMAPEVARCEEQSFPADIWALGCTVIEMATGSNPWPEMKDPASALYRIANSGDVPKIPAWFSNVGKDFLSKCLTRDRKERWTAGELLQHDFLGENCGQIIEFPRKSPTSVMDQGFWDSLEISDSSRNETNIVISSTFESPTNRIKDLFTDVSFSSNFKFPDWAAAEDDDWVTVRCGAEIEECRNQDSEQDSIASESDAFCDEDFQTSVAVEDSLFDCFNDVVISIVDTAPVMCSDDTDEAIFERILMESFSRTHQHFTFSSIFIAFKQKCIML, encoded by the coding sequence ATGGACTGGACAAGGGGTCCTCCGCTTGGTGAAGGGTCCTCCGCGGCGGTGTATCTTGCCACCTCCGCCTCCGGAGATCTTTTCGCAGTGAAGTCCACCGATGTACCTTCTTCTATCTTGTTACAGAAAGAGCACTGTTTAATTTCTCAGCTTTCCTCTCCTTATATAGTTAAATGCTTCGGTTCTGGTACCACTTTCGAGAACCGTAAGCCGGTTTACAATCTTTTCTTGGAGTATGTCTCCGGCGGCACGATCTCCGAGCAGATTGCGAAACAGGGGAGGTTGTTGGATGAAGGATTGATTCAATTCTACGCGCATCAAATTCTTCTGGGATTGAGCTATCTTCACCTGAATGGAATCGTTCACTGTGACATCAAGGGGCAAAACATATTGATAGGCGAAGATGGAGGGTTGAAGATAGCTGATTTCGGCTGTGCAAAATGGGTGGAATCAAGCAACTTTTCGAAAGAAATGTTCGCCGGGACTCCCGCTTACATGGCCCCGGAAGTTGCTCGCTGTGAAGAGCAAAGCTTTCCTGCTGATATATGGGCTTTGGGTTGTACAGTGATTGAGATGGCCACAGGATCTAATCCTTGGCCGGAGATGAAGGATCCCGCATCGGCCCTGTACAGAATCGCAAATTCGGGCGATGTCCCGAAAATCCCGGCCTGGTTTTCGAACGTCGGGAAGGATTTCTTAAGCAAGTGCTTGACAAGGGATCGGAAAGAACGTTGGACGGCGGGTGAGCTTTTGCAGCACGATTTTCTTGGTGAAAATTGCGGACAAATCATAGAGTTTCCTAGGAAATCCCCGACAAGTGTCATGGATCAGGGCTTCTGGGATTCGCTGGAAATATCGGATTCATCAAGAAATGAAACGAATATAGTTATTTCTTCTACTTTTGAATCTCCCACGAACAGGATCAAGGATCTGTTCACAGATGTGTCTTTTTCATCGAATTTCAAATTTCCAGATTGGGCGGCGGCCGAGGATGACGATTGGGTGACGGTGAGATGTGGTGCAGAAATCGAAGAATGTCGGAACCAAGATTCTGAACAAGACTCGATTGCTTCGGAATCTGATGCATTTTGTGATGAAGATTTTCAGACATCGGTTGCCGTTGAGGATTCATTGTTTGATTGTTTTAATGATGTAGTAATTAGCATAGTTGATACAGCTCCAGTCATGTGTAGTGATGATACTGATGAAGccatttttgagagaattttaaTGGAATCCTTTTCTCGTACGCATCAACATTTTACCTTTTCTTCCATCTTTATCGCTTTTAAACAAAAGTGCATCATGTTATAA